The following DNA comes from Alphaproteobacteria bacterium HT1-32.
CATTCTATGAGCGGGTACTGGGCATGAAGATCGTTACCTTCGGCGCCGGACGCACCGCGCTGACCTTCGGCCAACAGAAAATCAATCTGCATCAGGCCGGTGCAGAGCTGGAACCGAAAGCCGCCCGTCCGACACCCGGCGGAACTGATTTTTGCCTGATTACCACCACCGCAATTCCCGAAGTCGTCAGGCATCTGGAAGCCTGCGGTGTCGATATCGAAATTGCCCCCAGCACCCGCACAGGCGCGACCGGGCCGATCACCTCGGTTTATTTCCGGGATCCGGACAGCAATCTGGTGGAGGTCTCAACCTATGACTGATGCTGCCCTGCCGCTCGCCGGGGTCCGGGTTCTGGAACTTGGCCATTATATTGCCGCCCCCTTCTGCACCCGGGTTCTTGCCGATATGGGGGCCGATGTCATCAAGGTAGAGCCGCCGGGCAAGGGCGATCCGGTCCGAAGCTGGGGGCTGCAGATCGACGGGCGGGCACCCTGGTGGTCAGTCCACGGCCGCAACAAGAAGTCCATTACCGTCAATCTGAAGCATCCGAAGGCTGTCGGTCTGGTGCTTGATCTGGTCCGGACCTGCGAAATCGTTGTCGAAAACTTCCGCCCCGGTCAGCTGGAAGGCTTCGGACTTGGCCCCGAGGTGCTGGCCAGCGCCCGGCCCGGCATCGTGCTGGTCCGGATTTCCGGTTATGGCCAGACCGGGCCAGACCGCAACCGCGCCTCCTTCGGTGTTATCGGCGAGGCCCGCGGCGGCCTGCGTCATCTCTGCGACCATCCGCCGGGGGTCTCGGACCTGCCGCCGGTCCGCACCGGTATCAGCCTGGGCGACAGTGTTGCCGGGCTGTATGGCGGGCTGGGGGCACTGGCTGCCCTGCTGCGCCAGCGCAGCGAAGGCGGTGACGAGGCCCGGATTGTCGATGTCGCTCTGAATGAATCGGTCTTCACCCTGCTGGAAGGTTCCCTGCCGGAATATGGCCTGACCGGTACAATCCGGCAGCCAACCGGATCGACCCTGCCGACCAACGCCCCCTCCAACGCCTATCGCACGTCCGACGGCAGCTGGATTCTGATTGCCGCCAATTCGGACCCGCTGTTCCGCCGATTGTCGAAACTGATCGGCAGGCCGGACCTGCCCGAAAACCCGGACTATATCGACAATCCGGCGCGGGTCGCCCACCGGGAGACGCTGGATAGCCTGATCAGCGACTGGGCGGCCAGCCTGAAGGCGACAACCGCCCTCGACCTGCTGGAAGCCGCCGACATTCCGTCTTCCCGGGTCGCGACCATTGCCGATTGTGCCGCAGACGAGCAGTTCCTTGCCCGCGACATGGTGCATGATGTTGAGGATCCGAATTTCGGCAATACCCGCCATCCCGGCGCGGTGCCGGTCTTTGGCGGGATCGACCGCAAATCGGCCGTCCGCTGGCCGGGTGCCGCCGTCGGTGAACATACAGAAGATGTGCTGCAAGCCCTCGGACTGGATGATGAGACAGTCCGCACCCTCAGAGAGGAAAAAGTGATATGAGCGATATAACCCTGATTGATGTTGCCCCGCGCGACGGATTCCAGGCGGTGCGGGATTTCATTCCGACCGAAACCAAGATCGAGGCCCTGCGAAAACTGGAGCGGGCCGGTCTCAGCCGGATCGAAATCGGGGCCTGTGTCAGCCCGAAGGCAATCCCGCAGATGGCCGATATCGATGCCCTGCTGGCAGAAGCACAGGGCAAGCCCTACCGCGCTGCGGTACTGGCCCCGAACGCAAAAGGGGTCGCGCTGGCGCTGGAAAAAGGGGCAGAAGACATCGTTTACGTCCTATCTGTCTCGGAAGCCCATAACCAGAGCAATGTGCGACGCTCCGTCGCCGACTCCTTTGCCGAGCTTGAGCGCGCTCTGGCAGAGGCCGGAGACCGGACGTTCAGTTTCCGCTTCAACCTGGCCACCTGTTTCGACTGCCCGTTCGACGGCACGGTTGCCATTCAGGCCGTACGGGATTGCGTGGAAACCGCCCTTCGCCTGCGGCCAGAGACAGAATTCGGCATCTGTGACACCACCGGACGGGCCGGGCCCGGTCATGTCCGTGACCTGTTTCAGGGCCTGATCGCGGACTATGCCAGCGAGAAAACAAGCTTCGGCTTTCATGGCCATGATACCTTTGGCTTAGGGGTCGCCAACGCCATCGCCGCCTTTGAAGCCGGTGTGCGTATCTTTGATGCAGCGGCAGGCGGGCTTGGGGGCTGTCCTTTTGCACCGGGGGCCACCGGTAATACCGCCAGCGAAGATCTGGTCTTTGCCTTCGAACATATGGGCATCAGCACCGGTGTTGATCTGGATGCCCTGCTGGAAGCCGCCGATTTCTGTGCCGCCGTCGAGCCGGGGCAGGCCGGAGGTCATGTCCGCCTGCTGCCAAGAGCCCGCGTCACCTCGGTCCAGCACGCCGCAGCCGCACAATAGCCGCTCCATGCGGATCGACTTCGCCAGCCTGCAACTGTTTGTGACGGCCTGTCGTCGCGGATCCATCACCGCGGCGGCAGCAGCCCATCACATCGCGGCATCTGCCGTCAGCCGCAGACTGGCGGAGATGGAAGCCGCCAGCGGCGTCACCCTGCTGGAGCGGTCAAAACGCGGGGTAGCCCCAACCGCCGCCGGTCAGGCGCTGCTGGCCCGTGCCGAGGATATGCTGCGTCTTGCCGACCGGATCGATGGCGATCTGGCAGATTTCTCAACCGGCGTGCGCGGTACGGTGCGGCTGGCGGCCAATACATCTGCCGTCACCCAGTATCTGCCGGATGACCTCGCCGGTTTTGGTCAGGCCCATCCGGATGTCCGGATTGAACTGCGGGAACTGGTCTCCGGGGATATCGTGGCCGCCGTTTCAGACGGTCTCAGCGATCTGGGCATAGCCGCCTCGCATGTCCCCATGCCGGGCCTGCAATCGCGACCCTACCGGCAGGACGAACTGGTTGCGGTCGTCCCTTCTGCCCATCCGCTTGCCGGGAGGGCGGCGGTCCGGATGGCGGATATGGCCGATCTCGACTTCATTGCCCTGCAGGGGGAAAGCTCGCTGCGCAATCTGTTGCAGGCCGAGGCGGCACGACTGGGCGGCAGCCTCGCAATCCGGGTTGAAATGCTGAGTTTTGATGCGATCCGTCGCATGGTCGCCGCCGGTCTCGGCATCACGGTCCTGCCGCGTGGCGCTGTCGATCCCTATCTCGACCGTCTGGCCGTCACCGCCCTTGCCATCAAGGAGGTCTGGGCAACCCGGCAACTGATGCTCATCGCCCGCGATTTCACCGGCCTGTCCCCGGCCGCCCGCGCCCTGTCGCAGGCACTGGCCGGATAAGCACAGGCATCACCCGGTCACACACTGCCACTCTCAGCCCCCCCTCATCCTGAACTCGTTTCAGGATCTGTTGCAGGTGCATGAGGGCGTTGAGGGAGGTCCTGAAACGAGTTCAGGATGAGGAGGGCTTTAAAATCGTGCTGGTTTACAGTTTGCGGAGAAATGCCAGCAGGTCGGCCTTCTCGCTGGCAGTCAGGTGAAGCGGACGCAGGATGCGTTCACCGTCGACATGGAGGCGGCTTTCATCCAGTTCCGAATAATGATCGATGACATCTTCAAGCCGCGCCAGACTGCCGTCATGCATGTAGGGGGCCGTCCGGGCAATGGCGCGCAGGGAGGGCACCCGGAACTCCCCGAAATTACGGTGCAGCAGGCGGACCTGACGGGTCTGGTGCTGTGCCTGCGGTGACCGGTCGTCGGAATGGCTGCCGGTGCGGCTGAACGGGTTCTCCTGCAAGGCTCGGATACCGCCATAGCGGCCCCGGTCAACACCGCCGGGGATAAAGAACGGCACCCCGACATCGGCAAATTCCCCGTTCGAGAAGGCCGGACCGTAATGGCAGAGCGAACAGCGCCCCTTACCCACAAACAGTTTCAGACCACGTTGCGCCGGTTCCGGATAACGGGCCATCACCGCTGTATCACCGCGGGCCAGCGCGTCCCGGAAATCATCGAAACCGGTGCGCTCTGTCATCTGTGTTTCCTGCCAGGCGGCCAGCGCCTTGCCGATATCCGCCAGCAGCCGGTCGGCAGCCACCTGGTCCGGCAAAACACCGAAACTGCGGCGATAACCATCCCGCAGATCAGGATTTCCCCGCACGGTTGCGGCAACGCCTTCCACCGTGTTGTTCATCTCGGCTGCGTTCAGAATGGGCCGGATACTGGCCGCCCAGAGGCTGTCACTCGCCCCGTCCCATCCGAACCAGCGACGACCGGCCAGATTCAGGGTAGCTGGCGTGTTCCGGGTAATCTCCGCCCGTCCGGTGGGCGTGGGCAAACCGTCGCTGAAGGCAAGGTCCGGGCGATGGCAGTCACTACAGGCCATCGACCCGTCAGTGGACAAACGGGGATCACGGAACAGGGCTTCACCAAACCGGATGGCCCTGTCATCGCCGGAAACCCGGTTGGTTGACTCCGCCTGAAAGACCGGGGGCCAGGGACCATGTGACAGAATGGTCGCGGTCTCGCCCGGCGTGAATTCAGCGGCGAAACTGCCGGAAACACCCGTCAGCAAGACAACCAGCAGCCCGGCCAGTCTGTGCGTCATTGCACCTGCCGGTCGGATGAAAACACAGCTTCCACGCCCTCCGCCCGCTGGACAAAACGGAACCGCCAGAGGCCGGGCATATGCAGGATAAAGCCTTCCGCGACAAACAGTCCGGGTTCTGTCTCCCGCACATCAATCTGATAGTTCATGCCGTGGCCATGTGCAGGCATGATGGCATCAACGGTCAGGCGGACATCGTCCGGCACCGGATCAATACAGATTTCCATCTCAAACGGCTCGCCCACGGTGATTTCCCCGACAGGCCGGTAGACCAGACGGGCGGACCCGGCTTTCAGTCGTGTCGCCCCTTCACCACCGGGACAGCCGGCCAGCGCCGTGTTGGCGGAGATCAGCAGCAATATGGCCGCAGAAATCGTCAGTTTGTACCAAGTGCCCATGTCGCCAGTTCTCTCGCATTCTTCCAGGCAATCTGTTCCGCCACATCAGGGGGCAGATCGGACAGCCATTCCCGGCTCCAGTTCGCATGGTCGATGACGTAGTACCAGCGTTCCGGCGTGAAGGTATCGGAGCCAAGCATGAAACGGTCCGGAAAATCGAGGAACAACTGCCGCCAGCTGTCGGACACCTTGCCCTTGAAGGCATGGTCTGTCCGGTAGGCCAGATCGCCATAAAGCCGGGGATGACGTTCCATCATGGCACGGATGTCTGCCGGGGAATCAAACCCGGAATGCGCCCAGAGCACCGTCGCTTCCGGCCATTGGGCAAAATGCCGGGCAACAGCATCGGCATCAGAGTGAGAGTGCAGGAAGATGTTGTGCTGCTTTGCCAGATCCACCACCTGCCGCATCACCGGGCTGTCTGCATCCGACCCATAGATATGAAACTCGCCGATCCCGGCATATTTGTATTTCGCCAGCCGGGCCTTCAGATGGTCGATCACCGTCGGGTCACGAAACCAGGTGCCCAGTTCACCCCGCCGGCGATAAGGCCGCAGGACAGGCACCACGATATCCGGCGCCGCCTCATAAATCATCCGGGTACCCTCATCACTGGAGGACGACACCATGGCCATTCGCAGGCCTGCCTTGCGCAGAATTTCCGCCGCCTGTGCCGGTGGCAGCATATCCCAGGCGTCATGGCTGTAATGCATATGGGCGTCTGCAACCGGCATCGGGTCTGCCGCCACGGCGGGTCCGCTGAAACAAAAACAAAGTGACAGCAACGTTATCAGTCGTCCTGCGGGTGATCGCATCGGCTTGTGCTCCGCAATAAGGTTACAGCTTTCAATGGCAAGGACAGTGCCCCGTTTCAAGCCGGCAGTTTAACCGGACTTTTCCAGTCCCGGACAATCAACTTTCTGTCGGTCATCCCGCAATGCGAAATCCAGGGGCAGGGGAAGCGCCGGCAGGCAGTTGCCGAGGGTATCGGTGACTGAACGCCCGAACAGATTGCGGGCAGCAAATGCCGGGTCTGCCACCGCTTCCTGAAGCGAGGCAACCACTGCGCAGCAGACATCCTGTCCGGCAAACCGTTCCTGCCAGTCTGCGGCTGTACGGGCTGCAACCAGGGTCGCGACAGCCGCTTTTGTCGCCGCCGGATCAGAAGCATCATCGCGCAGGCTGTCCGGCACTCCCGTCAGATCGCAAAACAGGTCCCAGAACCGTTGCTCCAGTGGTGCCGCCGCCAGAAAGCGGTCATCTGCCGTGCGATAGATATTGTACCGGGGTGATCCGCCGGTCAGCAGCCCGTCACCTCCCGCCGGCCAGTCCCCGGCGAAGCCTCTTGCCAGTTCCAGAAAGGCGAAGGGAAACAGGTTCTCAGCCATCGAAATATCCAGATGCATGCCCTGTCCTGTACGATCGCGCTGCCGCAATGCCAGCAGGATATTCATCACAGCGGGCCATGATCCGCCGGCAATATCCGCATTCAGGGTCGCCGGGACGACGGGCGCACCGTCAGTACCGCAGGCCAGCGACAGCAGACCGCTCGCCGCCATATAGGTCAGGTCATGCCCGGCCTCTGCGGCGCGGGGTCCGGTTTGTCCGAAACCCGTGATCGAACAGATGATCAGCCGCGGATTGATCTGTTGCAGAACATCTGCTCCAAGCCCCAGACGTGCCAGAACACCGGGCCGGAACTGTTCGACCAGAATGTCGGCATCACCCAGCAGAGTCAGAACACGCGCCCGGCCCGCTGACGATTTGAGGTCGGCAGAGATCGATTCCTTACCCCGGTTCAGCAGGGCAAAGGCCGCGCTGCTGTCTCCGGACAAGGGCGGAAACATACGTATTTCGTCTCCGTCCGGCGGGCGTTCCACCTTGATGACCCGCGCCCCCGCCTCGGCCAGATACAGCGTCGCGAGCGGGCCCGGCAACAGGGTCGAGAGATCGACGATGGTCACATCTTCGAGCGGAAGCGGATTCACGGATGGCACTCCATGCCTGAAACAGAAGGCCCGAGCAGACCTTCAGTCTGCCGCGCCGTCAATCAGGCGAATTGTATGGTCGGGCAGGTCAATCCGGAAACAGGATCCCTTTTGCACTTCGCTATCGACAACAATATGCCCGCCGAGCTTGTCGACCACCTGTCTGACCAGCGCCAGGCCAATGCCGGTACCGGACGGGCCGCTGACATCACCATGCAACCGGACAAAGGGTTCGAAAATGCTGTCAATCCGGTCCGCCGGAATGCCGATCCCGTTATCCCAGACCTCCAGGCCAATCCGGTGATCCGGCAGGCGCATAAACCGGAGACCCACCTTGTCCCCGTTACCGATATATTTCACCGCATTCGTGAGAAGATTGACCAGAACCCGCAGCAGACCACGCCGTCGTGTGGTCAGATAGAGACGTTCCGCCACATCAACTTCAATTTCAACACTGTTTTCCCGGGCAGCAACGGTAACGATGGACACGGCCTCCGACGCCAGCTCCCGGAGATTGACCAGTTGCTCCGGTTCGTCCGCCACATCAAGCCGCTGCATATCCAGCACATCACCAATCAGCGCATAGAGCAGCGTGGAAGAGGCATGGATGTCGTCGACATATTCCTTCTGCTGATCTGTCAGATCACCGGCATATCCGCTGCGGATCATATCCGTGAAGCCGATGATGGCGTTCAGCGGGGTTCTCAGCTCATGGCTCATCGTCGCCATGAACTGGGACTTCATGCTGCTGGTTTCTTCAGCCTGCTGACGCGCAGTCTCCACTTCAGCGAAGGCATTCCGCAGGGCCCTCGTGCGCTCTTCAACAATTCTTTCCAGGCTTTCCGTCAGATGCTTCAGATCCTCGTTCGCCGTTGCCAGTTCTTTCGTGCTCGGCGAGGCAAGTACCCGGGGCAGCAATGGCCAGAGGAC
Coding sequences within:
- a CDS encoding VOC family protein; amino-acid sequence: MEIERIDHFVITARDVAKTAAFYERVLGMKIVTFGAGRTALTFGQQKINLHQAGAELEPKAARPTPGGTDFCLITTTAIPEVVRHLEACGVDIEIAPSTRTGATGPITSVYFRDPDSNLVEVSTYD
- a CDS encoding CoA transferase, with protein sequence MTDAALPLAGVRVLELGHYIAAPFCTRVLADMGADVIKVEPPGKGDPVRSWGLQIDGRAPWWSVHGRNKKSITVNLKHPKAVGLVLDLVRTCEIVVENFRPGQLEGFGLGPEVLASARPGIVLVRISGYGQTGPDRNRASFGVIGEARGGLRHLCDHPPGVSDLPPVRTGISLGDSVAGLYGGLGALAALLRQRSEGGDEARIVDVALNESVFTLLEGSLPEYGLTGTIRQPTGSTLPTNAPSNAYRTSDGSWILIAANSDPLFRRLSKLIGRPDLPENPDYIDNPARVAHRETLDSLISDWAASLKATTALDLLEAADIPSSRVATIADCAADEQFLARDMVHDVEDPNFGNTRHPGAVPVFGGIDRKSAVRWPGAAVGEHTEDVLQALGLDDETVRTLREEKVI
- a CDS encoding hydroxymethylglutaryl-CoA lyase, which gives rise to MSDITLIDVAPRDGFQAVRDFIPTETKIEALRKLERAGLSRIEIGACVSPKAIPQMADIDALLAEAQGKPYRAAVLAPNAKGVALALEKGAEDIVYVLSVSEAHNQSNVRRSVADSFAELERALAEAGDRTFSFRFNLATCFDCPFDGTVAIQAVRDCVETALRLRPETEFGICDTTGRAGPGHVRDLFQGLIADYASEKTSFGFHGHDTFGLGVANAIAAFEAGVRIFDAAAGGLGGCPFAPGATGNTASEDLVFAFEHMGISTGVDLDALLEAADFCAAVEPGQAGGHVRLLPRARVTSVQHAAAAQ
- a CDS encoding LysR family transcriptional regulator — its product is MPCWKPPISVPPSSRGRPEVMSACCQEPASPRSSTPQPHNSRSMRIDFASLQLFVTACRRGSITAAAAAHHIAASAVSRRLAEMEAASGVTLLERSKRGVAPTAAGQALLARAEDMLRLADRIDGDLADFSTGVRGTVRLAANTSAVTQYLPDDLAGFGQAHPDVRIELRELVSGDIVAAVSDGLSDLGIAASHVPMPGLQSRPYRQDELVAVVPSAHPLAGRAAVRMADMADLDFIALQGESSLRNLLQAEAARLGGSLAIRVEMLSFDAIRRMVAAGLGITVLPRGAVDPYLDRLAVTALAIKEVWATRQLMLIARDFTGLSPAARALSQALAG
- a CDS encoding amidohydrolase family protein; translation: MRSPAGRLITLLSLCFCFSGPAVAADPMPVADAHMHYSHDAWDMLPPAQAAEILRKAGLRMAMVSSSSDEGTRMIYEAAPDIVVPVLRPYRRRGELGTWFRDPTVIDHLKARLAKYKYAGIGEFHIYGSDADSPVMRQVVDLAKQHNIFLHSHSDADAVARHFAQWPEATVLWAHSGFDSPADIRAMMERHPRLYGDLAYRTDHAFKGKVSDSWRQLFLDFPDRFMLGSDTFTPERWYYVIDHANWSREWLSDLPPDVAEQIAWKNARELATWALGTN
- a CDS encoding CoA transferase — protein: MPSVNPLPLEDVTIVDLSTLLPGPLATLYLAEAGARVIKVERPPDGDEIRMFPPLSGDSSAAFALLNRGKESISADLKSSAGRARVLTLLGDADILVEQFRPGVLARLGLGADVLQQINPRLIICSITGFGQTGPRAAEAGHDLTYMAASGLLSLACGTDGAPVVPATLNADIAGGSWPAVMNILLALRQRDRTGQGMHLDISMAENLFPFAFLELARGFAGDWPAGGDGLLTGGSPRYNIYRTADDRFLAAAPLEQRFWDLFCDLTGVPDSLRDDASDPAATKAAVATLVAARTAADWQERFAGQDVCCAVVASLQEAVADPAFAARNLFGRSVTDTLGNCLPALPLPLDFALRDDRQKVDCPGLEKSG